From Camelina sativa cultivar DH55 chromosome 7, Cs, whole genome shotgun sequence, one genomic window encodes:
- the LOC104703776 gene encoding CRIB domain-containing protein RIC9 produces the protein MTTRFKGLYHKSFKCFSDIFDEEEEEMEIGYPTDVRHVSHIGWDSSSSSAPSWLHEFKTSNNVLEPNSSWPFQDLKSAMEAFGEVQSSKEMERETTKQNLKKKLSSKASLLCNSWSPRFSRSSKVLA, from the exons ATGACTACAAGATTCAAAGGGCTTTATCACAAGAGCTTCAAGTGTTTCTCCGACATTTTTG atgaggaggaggaagagatggaAATTGGATATCCAACAGATGTCCGACACGTCTCACATATTGGTTGGGATAGTTCATCGAGTAGTGCACCTAGTTGG CTACATGAATTCAAGACGAGCAACAATGTTTTAGAGCCAAACTCATCGTGGCCATTTCAAG atttgaAATCAGCGATGGAGGCATTTGGAGAAGTTCAAAGCAGCAAAGAGATggaaagagaaacaacaaaacaaaacctgaagaagaaactcTCTTCAAAAGCTTCTCTATTGTGTAATTCATGGTCACCAAGATTCTCAAGATCAAGCAAGGTCCTTGCTTAA
- the LOC104703774 gene encoding pentatricopeptide repeat-containing protein At1g63070, mitochondrial-like isoform X3 → MEVFREMSQRGLLGNTITYNTLIQGLFQAGDCDKAQMVFKQMNNDGVPPNIMTYNILLVGLCNHRKLEKAFVAGNVEDGWDLFCSLSLKGVKPDVVTYTTMISGFCRKCLKEEAGALFNKMKEDGPLPDSGTYNTLIRAHLRDGDKAVSAELIREMRCCGFVGDASTFGLVTDMLFDGRLDKTFLEMLS, encoded by the exons ATGGAAGTCTTCCGCGAGATGTCTCAAAGAGGATTGCTTGGAAACACAATCACTTACAACACTCTTATCCAAGGGTTATTTCAGGCTGGAGATTGTGATAAGGCCCAAATGGTATTCAAACAGATGAATAATGATGGTGTGCCTCCCAATATCATGACATACAACATTTTGTTAGTTGGACTTTGTAATCATAGGAAGCTAGAGAAAGCATTTGTG GCTGGGAATGTGGAAGATGGGTGGGATCTATTTTGTAGCCTCAGCCTTAAAGGAGTGAAACCTGACGTTGTAACCTATACTACAATGATCTCAGGATTTTGTAGGAAATGTTTAAAGGAGGAAGCAGGTGCCTTGttcaataaaatgaaagaagacGGACCTCTTCCAGATAGCGGTACTTATAATACGCTGATCAGGGCGCATCTTAGAGATGGTGACAAAGCAGTATCAGCTGAACTCATCAGAGAAATGAGGTGTTGCGGGTTTGTTGGAGATGCTTCAACTTTTGGCTTGGTCACAGATATGTTGTTTGATGGGAGATTGGACAAAACCTTCTTGGAAATGCTTTCTTAA
- the LOC104703778 gene encoding glucose-6-phosphate/phosphate translocator 2, chloroplastic-like — MISSVKPTSSSFSTAFSGGVRRSIPTKLQFSPLHIIKNCHNQSFNSNAVYSHQKPLHISSASSLKREVKVQAYEADRSRPLDINIELPNEQSAQKLKIGIYFATWWALNVVFNIYNKKVLNAFPYPWLTSTLSLACGSLMMLVSWATRIADAPKTDLDFWKTLFPVAVAHTIGHVAATVSMSKVAVSFTHIIKSGEPAFTVLVSRLFMGETFPLPVYLSLLPIIGGCALAAVTELNFNITGFMGAMISNLAFVFRNIFSKKGMKGNSVSGMNYYACLSMMSLLILTPFAIAVEGPQMWAAVWQNAVSQVGPNFVWWVVAQSVFYHLYNQVSYMSLDQISPLTFSIGNTMKRISVIVASIIIFHTPIQPVNALGAAIAILGTFLYSQAKQ, encoded by the exons ATGATCTCTTCAGTTAAACCTACTTCATCTTCCTTCTCCACCGCCTTCTCCGGCGGGGTTAGGCGATCAATTCCAACAAAGCTTCAGTTTTCTCCTTTACACATAATCAAAAACTGCCATAACCAAAGCTTCAACTCCAATGCTGTCTACTCCCATCAAAAGCCTCTACACATTTCATCCGCTTCGAGTTTGAAGCGTGAGGTTAAAGTTCAAGCTTACGAGGCGGATCGATCTCGTCCACTAGACATTAATATCGAGCTTCCCAACGAACAGTCGGCGCAGAAGCTTAAAATCGGAATCTACTTCGCGACTTGGTGGGCACTTAACGTTGTTTTCAACAtctacaacaagaaagtccTCAATGCTTTTCCTTACCCGTGGCTTACTTCGACGTTGTCTCTCGCTTGTGGCTCTCTGATGATGCTTGTCTCTTGGGCTACTAGAATCGCAGATGCTCCTAAAACTGATCTTGATTTCTGGAAAACTCTGTTCCCG gTCGCTGTAGCACACACGATAGGACATGTGGCAGCAACAGTGAGTATGTCAAAAGTAGCAGTTTCCTTCACACACATCATCAAAAGTGGTGAACCAGCGTTTACTGTATTGGTCTCAAGATTATTCATGGGCGAGACTTTTCCTCTTCctgtctatctctctctcttaccaATCATCGGAGGGTGCGCTCTCGCTGCTGTTACAGAGCTTAACTTCAACATCACTG GGTTTATGGGGGCAATGATATCGAATTTGGCATTTGTTTTTCGGAATATATTTTCCAAGAAAGGGATGAAAGGGAACTCAGTGAGCGGAATGAACTACTACGCTTGCTTATCGATGATGTCTCTTTTGATCCTCACTCCATTTGCTATTGCCGTCGAAGGTCCTCAAATGTGGGCTGCTGTTTGGCAAAATGCTGTTTCTCAAGTCGGACCAAACTTTGTCTG GTGGGTAGTGGCACAAAGTGTGTTCTACCATTTGTACAATCAGGTCTCATACATGTCCTTAGACCAGATTTCGCCGTTGACTTTCAGTATCGGTAATACGATGAAGCGGATCTCCGTCATTGTTGCATCGATCATCATTTTCCATACCCCGATTCAACCGGTTAATGCACTCGGTGCTGCCATTGCGATTCTTGGAACTTTCCTCTACTCACAG GCGAAACAGTAA
- the LOC104703774 gene encoding pentatricopeptide repeat-containing protein At1g63130, mitochondrial-like isoform X1, which translates to MRFAIGLTAKRFVLLRKGKTGTTSPSFLLCWVRSLSDFREKLSRSDLKLDDVVDLFSEMVKSRPLPSTVDFNRLLSAIAKMKKFDVVVSLGGQMQNLEISYDLFTYSILINSFCRRSQLSLALAVLGKMMKLGYEPDVVTLSSLVNGFCQSKRISDAVALVDQMVEMGYQPNTPGVVIYSTIIDSLCKCKHLDDALNLFNEMEKKGIRPDVVTYNSLISCLCNYGRWSDASQLLSDMIKRNINPDVVTFSALIDAFVKEGKLTEAGKLYKEMIKRSIEPDNFTYSSLINGFCMHDRLNEAKQMFSLMVSKDCLPDVVTYNTLIKGFCKSKRVEEGMEVFREMSQRGLLGNTITYNTLIQGLFQAGDCDKAQMVFKQMNNDGVPPNIMTYNILLVGLCNHRKLEKAFVVFEYMQKSKLELDIYTYNIMIEGMCKAGNVEDGWDLFCSLSLKGVKPDVVTYTTMISGFCRKCLKEEAGALFNKMKEDGPLPDSGTYNTLIRAHLRDGDKAVSAELIREMRCCGFVGDASTFGLVTDMLFDGRLDKTFLEMLS; encoded by the exons ATGAGATTTGCGATTGGATTGACGGCGAAGAGATTTGTTCTTCTGAGGAAAGGTAAGACTGGAACTACTTCTCCCTCGTTTCTCCTTTGCTGGGTTCGATCTCTTTCTGATTTCAGAGAGAAACTGAGTAGAAGTGATTTAAAGCTAGACGATGTTGTTGATCTGTTCAGTGAGATGGTCAAGTCTCGTCCTTTGCCTTCCACTGTTGATTTCAATAGATTGTTGAGTGCCATTGCTAAGATGAAGAAGTTTGATGTTGTCGTCTCCTTGGGTGGGCAGATGCAAAATTTGGAGATTTCATATGATCTCTTTACTTACAGCATTCTGATAAACAGTTTTTGTCGGCGGTCTCAGCTCTCTCTTGCTTTAGCTGTTTTggggaagatgatgaaactcggCTATGAGCCCGATGTTGTCACGCTTTCTTCTCTTGTCAATGGTTTCTGTCAAAGTAAGAGGATTTCTGATGCCGTAGCTTTGGTTGATCAGATGGTGGAAATGGGATATCAACCCAATACC CCTGGTGTTGTAATCTACAGCACAATCATTGATAGTCTTTGCAAATGCAAACATTTGGATGATGCTCTCAACCTGTTCAAcgaaatggagaagaaaggaaTTAGACCGGATGTTGTTACCTACAACTCCCTCATAAGTTGCCTTTGTAATTACGGACGATGGAGCGATGCCTCTCAACTACTCAGTGATATGATCAAGAGGAATATCAACCCTGATGTAGTCACTTTCAGCGCATTGATCGATGCGTTTGTGAAGGAGGGGAAGCTTACAGAGGCTGGAAAATTGTACAAGGAGATGATCAAAAGGTCTATAGAACCAGATAATTTCACTTATAGCTCACTCATCAACGGGTTTTGCATGCACGATCGTTTAAACGAGGCTAAGCAGATGTTTTCTTTGATGGTTAGCAAGGATTGCCTCCCAGATGTAGTGACATATAATACTCTTATAAAGGGATTTTGTAAGTCTAAGAGAGTGGAAGAAGGTATGGAAGTCTTCCGCGAGATGTCTCAAAGAGGATTGCTTGGAAACACAATCACTTACAACACTCTTATCCAAGGGTTATTTCAGGCTGGAGATTGTGATAAGGCCCAAATGGTATTCAAACAGATGAATAATGATGGTGTGCCTCCCAATATCATGACATACAACATTTTGTTAGTTGGACTTTGTAATCATAGGAAGCTAGAGAAAGCATTTGTGGTATTCGAGTATATGCAAAAGAGTAAACTGGaacttgatatatatacatataatattatgattgaAGGGATGTGCAAGGCTGGGAATGTGGAAGATGGGTGGGATCTATTTTGTAGCCTCAGCCTTAAAGGAGTGAAACCTGACGTTGTAACCTATACTACAATGATCTCAGGATTTTGTAGGAAATGTTTAAAGGAGGAAGCAGGTGCCTTGttcaataaaatgaaagaagacGGACCTCTTCCAGATAGCGGTACTTATAATACGCTGATCAGGGCGCATCTTAGAGATGGTGACAAAGCAGTATCAGCTGAACTCATCAGAGAAATGAGGTGTTGCGGGTTTGTTGGAGATGCTTCAACTTTTGGCTTGGTCACAGATATGTTGTTTGATGGGAGATTGGACAAAACCTTCTTGGAAATGCTTTCTTAA
- the LOC104703775 gene encoding probable dolichyl-diphosphooligosaccharide--protein glycosyltransferase subunit 3B — protein MRSTTTTTMAVKSKLVSLLFLIATLSSAFAASFSDSDSDSDLVNELVSLRSATESGVIHLDDHGISKFLTSASTPRPYSLLVFFDATQLHSKTELRLQELRREFGVVSASYLANNNGSEGTKLFFCEIEFSKSQSSFQLFGVNALPHIRLVSPFISNLRDESGQMDQSDYSRLAESMAEFVEQRTKLKVGPIQRPPFLSKSQIGVIVSLIVIATPFVIKRILRGETLLHDHRLWLAGAIFVYFFSVAGTMHNIIRKMPMFLQDRNDPNKLVFFYQGSGMQLGAEGFAVGFLYTVVGLLLAFVTNVLVRVKNLNAQRLVMLLALFISFWAVKKVVYLDNWKTGYGIHPYWPSSWR, from the coding sequence atgagatcaacaacaacaacaacaatggcggTCAAATCAAAACTCGTCTCTCTTCTATTCCTCATAGCAACACTCTCATCCGCATTTGCAGCTTCGTTTTCCGATTCGGATTCCGATTCAGATCTCGTCAACGAACTTGTTTCACTCAGATCAGCCACCGAATCAGGCGTAATCCACCTCGACGACCATGGGATCTCTAAATTCCTCACCTCTGCTTCCACTCCTCGTCCTTACTCGTTACTCGTCTTCTTCGACGCTACTCAACTCCACAGCAAAACCGAGCTCCGTTTACAAGAGCTCCGTCGCGAGTTCGGCGTCGTCTCCGCTTCGTACCTCGCTAACAACAACGGATCTGAAGGAACCAAGCTCTTCTTCTGCGAGATCGAGTTCTCCAAGTCTCAGTCCTCGTTTCAGCTCTTCGGCGTTAACGCTTTACCTCACATCCGTCTCGTAAGTCCTTTTATATCGAATCTCCGTGATGAATCTGGTCAGATGGATCAATCTGATTACTCTAGGTTAGCTGAATCAATGGCTGAGTTCGTCGAACAACGAACTAAACTCAAGGTCGGTCCTATTCAACGTCCGCCGTTTCTTTCCAAGTCTCAGATCGGAGTCATCGTTTCCTTGATCGTTATCGCTACTCCGTTCGTTATCAAACGGATCCTGAGAGGAGAAACACTTCTTCATGACCATAGACTTTGGTTAGCTGGTGCTATCTTCGTTTACTTCTTTAGCGTTGCTGGTACAATGCACAACATTATCAGGAAAATGCCTATGTTTCTTCAAGATCGTAACGATCCGAATAAGCTTGTCTTCTTTTACCAAGGATCTGGGATGCAGCTTGGAGCTGAAGGTTTCGCTGTTGGATTCTTGTATACTGTTGTTGGATTGCTATTGGCGTTTGTTACTAATGTGCTTGTTCGAGTGAAGAATCTTAATGCACAGAGACTGGTTATGCTTTTGGCTTTGTTCATATCGTTCTGGGCTGTGAAGAAAGTTGTTTACTTGGATAATTGGAAGACCGGATACGGTATTCATCCGTATTGGCCATCGAGTTGGCGTTGA
- the LOC104703774 gene encoding pentatricopeptide repeat-containing protein At1g63130, mitochondrial-like isoform X2: protein MVKSRPLPSTVDFNRLLSAIAKMKKFDVVVSLGGQMQNLEISYDLFTYSILINSFCRRSQLSLALAVLGKMMKLGYEPDVVTLSSLVNGFCQSKRISDAVALVDQMVEMGYQPNTVTFTTLIHGLFLHNKASEAVALVERMALKGCQPDLVTYGVVVNGICKRGDTDLALTLLKKMENGKIEPGVVIYSTIIDSLCKCKHLDDALNLFNEMEKKGIRPDVVTYNSLISCLCNYGRWSDASQLLSDMIKRNINPDVVTFSALIDAFVKEGKLTEAGKLYKEMIKRSIEPDNFTYSSLINGFCMHDRLNEAKQMFSLMVSKDCLPDVVTYNTLIKGFCKSKRVEEGMEVFREMSQRGLLGNTITYNTLIQGLFQAGDCDKAQMVFKQMNNDGVPPNIMTYNILLVGLCNHRKLEKAFVVFEYMQKSKLELDIYTYNIMIEGMCKAGNVEDGWDLFCSLSLKGVKPDVVTYTTMISGFCRKCLKEEAGALFNKMKEDGPLPDSGTYNTLIRAHLRDGDKAVSAELIREMRCCGFVGDASTFGLVTDMLFDGRLDKTFLEMLS, encoded by the coding sequence ATGGTCAAGTCTCGTCCTTTGCCTTCCACTGTTGATTTCAATAGATTGTTGAGTGCCATTGCTAAGATGAAGAAGTTTGATGTTGTCGTCTCCTTGGGTGGGCAGATGCAAAATTTGGAGATTTCATATGATCTCTTTACTTACAGCATTCTGATAAACAGTTTTTGTCGGCGGTCTCAGCTCTCTCTTGCTTTAGCTGTTTTggggaagatgatgaaactcggCTATGAGCCCGATGTTGTCACGCTTTCTTCTCTTGTCAATGGTTTCTGTCAAAGTAAGAGGATTTCTGATGCCGTAGCTTTGGTTGATCAGATGGTGGAAATGGGATATCAACCCAATACCGTTACATTTACAACTCTGATTCATGGCCTTTTTCTCCACAACAAAGCTTCCGAAGCTGTGGCTTTAGTTGAACGGATGGCTTTGAAAGGTTGTCAACCGGACCTAGTTACTTACGGTGTAGTAGTAAACGGAATCTGTAAAAGAGGTGACACTGACTTGGCTTTAACTCTGctcaagaagatggagaatgGGAAAATAGAGCCTGGTGTTGTAATCTACAGCACAATCATTGATAGTCTTTGCAAATGCAAACATTTGGATGATGCTCTCAACCTGTTCAAcgaaatggagaagaaaggaaTTAGACCGGATGTTGTTACCTACAACTCCCTCATAAGTTGCCTTTGTAATTACGGACGATGGAGCGATGCCTCTCAACTACTCAGTGATATGATCAAGAGGAATATCAACCCTGATGTAGTCACTTTCAGCGCATTGATCGATGCGTTTGTGAAGGAGGGGAAGCTTACAGAGGCTGGAAAATTGTACAAGGAGATGATCAAAAGGTCTATAGAACCAGATAATTTCACTTATAGCTCACTCATCAACGGGTTTTGCATGCACGATCGTTTAAACGAGGCTAAGCAGATGTTTTCTTTGATGGTTAGCAAGGATTGCCTCCCAGATGTAGTGACATATAATACTCTTATAAAGGGATTTTGTAAGTCTAAGAGAGTGGAAGAAGGTATGGAAGTCTTCCGCGAGATGTCTCAAAGAGGATTGCTTGGAAACACAATCACTTACAACACTCTTATCCAAGGGTTATTTCAGGCTGGAGATTGTGATAAGGCCCAAATGGTATTCAAACAGATGAATAATGATGGTGTGCCTCCCAATATCATGACATACAACATTTTGTTAGTTGGACTTTGTAATCATAGGAAGCTAGAGAAAGCATTTGTGGTATTCGAGTATATGCAAAAGAGTAAACTGGaacttgatatatatacatataatattatgattgaAGGGATGTGCAAGGCTGGGAATGTGGAAGATGGGTGGGATCTATTTTGTAGCCTCAGCCTTAAAGGAGTGAAACCTGACGTTGTAACCTATACTACAATGATCTCAGGATTTTGTAGGAAATGTTTAAAGGAGGAAGCAGGTGCCTTGttcaataaaatgaaagaagacGGACCTCTTCCAGATAGCGGTACTTATAATACGCTGATCAGGGCGCATCTTAGAGATGGTGACAAAGCAGTATCAGCTGAACTCATCAGAGAAATGAGGTGTTGCGGGTTTGTTGGAGATGCTTCAACTTTTGGCTTGGTCACAGATATGTTGTTTGATGGGAGATTGGACAAAACCTTCTTGGAAATGCTTTCTTAA
- the LOC104703779 gene encoding tubulin alpha-2 chain has protein sequence MRECISIHIGQAGIQVGNACWELYCLEHGIQPDGQMPSDKTVGGGDDAFNTFFSETGAGKHVPRAVFVDLEPTVIDEVRTGTYRQLFHPEQLISGKEDAANNFARGHYTIGKEIVDLCLDRIRKLADNCTGLQGFLVFNAVGGGTGSGLGSLLLERLSVDYGKKSKLGFTVYPSPQVSTSVVEPYNSVLSTHSLLEHTDVSILLDNEAIYDICRRSLSIERPTYTNLNRLVSQVISSLTASLRFDGALNVDVTEFQTNLVPYPRIHFMLSSYAPVISAEKAFHEQLSVAEITNSAFEPSSMMAKCDPRHGKYMACCLMYRGDVVPKDVNAAVGTIKTKRTIQFVDWCPTGFKCGINYQPPTVVPGGDLAKVQRAVCMISNSTSVAEVFSRIDHKFDLMYAKRAFVHWYVGEGMEEGEFSEAREDLAALEKDYEEVGAEGGDDEDDEGEEY, from the exons ATGAGAGAGTGCATCTCGATCCACATTGGTCAAGCTGGTATCCAGGTCGGAAATGCTTGCTGGGAGCTTTACTGCCTTGAACATGGCATTCAG CCTGATGGTCAGATGCCGAGTGACAAGACCGTTGGCGGAGGTGACGATGCTTTCAACACCTTCTTCAGTGAAACCGGTGCAGGGAAACACGTCCCACGTGCTGTCTTTGTTGATCTTGAGCCAACTGTGATCGATGAGGTCAGAACTGGTACTTACCGTCAGCTTTTCCACCCTGAGCAACTCATCAGCGGTAAAGAAGACGCAGCTAACAACTTCGCCCGTGGTCATTACACCA TTGGGAAAGAGATTGTTGATCTGTGCTTGGACCGTATCAGAAAGCTTGCTGATAACTGTACTGGTCTCCAAGGTTTCCTTGTCTTCAACGCTGTTGGTGGAGGGACTGGATCTGGTCTTGGATCTCTCCTTCTTGAGAGACTCTCTGTTGACTATGGTAAAAAGTCCAAGTTGGGTTTCACAGTTTACCCATCTCCACAAGTCTCTACCTCTGTTGTTGAGCCTTACAACAGTGTCCTCTCCACTCACTCACTCTTGGAACACACCGATGTCTCTATTCTCCTCGACAATGAAGCTATCTATGACATCTGCAGACGTTCCCTAAGCATTGAGAGGCCAACCTACACTAACCTTAACCGTCTTGTCTCTCAG GTTATCTCTTCCTTGACTGCTTCTCTGAGGTTTGATGGTGCTTTGAATGTTGATGTCACTGAATTCCAAACCAACTTGGTCCCATACCCAAGAATCCACTTTATGCTTTCCTCCTACGCACCCGTCATCTCTGCAGAGAAAGCCTTCCACGAGCAGCTCTCAGTTGCTGAGATCACGAACAGTGCTTTTGAGCCTTCTTCCATGATGGCCAAGTGTGACCCACGTCACGGGAAATACATGGCTTGCTGTTTGATGTACCGTGGTGATGTTGTTCCCAAGGACGTGAATGCAGCTGTTGGTACCATCAAGACCAAGCGCACAATCCAGTTTGTTGACTGGTGTCCTACTGGTTTCAAGTGTGGTATCAACTACCAGCCACCAACTGTTGTCCCAGGAGGTGATCTTGCTAAGGTGCAGAGAGCTGTCTGTATGATCTCCAACTCCACGAGTGTTGCTGAGGTATTCTCCCGTATTGATCACAAGTTTGATCTTATGTACGCAAAACGTGCTTTCGTCCACTGGTATGTTGGTGAGGGTATGGAAGAAGGAGAATTCTCTGAGGCTCGTGAGGATCTTGCTGCATTGGAGAAGGATTATGAAGAGGTCGGTGCTGAAGGTGGTgacgatgaggatgatgaaggaGAGGAATACTAA